In one Arthrobacter jinronghuae genomic region, the following are encoded:
- a CDS encoding molybdopterin molybdotransferase MoeA: MSEHAAPVILPAQPNASWAQARHAAYAAARPLPYETVPLDEALGRILALETSALQPVPHYASAAMDGWVVAGPPPWTVITHEEPEVERWQIHRESGRRALQPGEAVQILTGGLIPEGAEAVLRSESGTVSATTPPQLTLSDQAKESEPRAGEHIRPAGEEAAAGETTIPAGKLLNPAHIALAAVCGHDTLPVLRSPRVSLLLTGDEVIEAGLPEPGQVRDTFGPQLPQLITMLGGRIDVVRRLPDRLEDVVAALSSEATDELSIAMSSGDVLVTTGGTGRSDADHLRRALEEVEAELLVDGIAMRPGHPTMLARLQDGRLLVALPGNPLAAMMAVFTIVQPLLDGLRGAPISRERHVLAGVDLEPLPGRTRLVPCSIQEDRAMPSPYFRSGMLRGLAEADAVMVVPPEGCIRDQAVMALPLPWQVNRAPSG; the protein is encoded by the coding sequence ATGAGCGAACATGCCGCACCCGTCATCCTGCCGGCCCAGCCCAATGCCTCCTGGGCGCAGGCCCGCCACGCCGCCTATGCGGCCGCCCGTCCACTGCCGTATGAGACGGTGCCCCTCGACGAGGCACTCGGCCGGATTCTGGCCCTCGAAACCAGTGCCCTGCAACCGGTACCGCATTACGCCTCAGCGGCCATGGACGGATGGGTTGTCGCGGGGCCGCCGCCGTGGACTGTCATTACCCATGAGGAACCCGAGGTGGAGCGCTGGCAGATCCACCGTGAATCGGGCCGCCGTGCCCTTCAGCCGGGCGAGGCCGTGCAGATCCTCACCGGCGGGCTTATCCCCGAAGGCGCCGAAGCCGTCCTGCGCTCCGAAAGCGGAACGGTGTCGGCCACAACGCCGCCGCAGCTGACGCTCAGCGACCAGGCAAAGGAGTCGGAACCGCGTGCCGGCGAACATATCCGCCCGGCCGGCGAAGAGGCGGCGGCGGGGGAGACCACTATCCCTGCGGGCAAGCTGCTCAACCCGGCCCATATTGCACTGGCTGCCGTGTGCGGACATGACACCCTGCCGGTGCTGCGCTCCCCGCGCGTGTCCCTGCTGCTGACCGGAGATGAAGTCATCGAAGCCGGCCTGCCCGAGCCCGGACAGGTCCGGGACACCTTTGGACCCCAGCTGCCGCAGCTGATCACGATGCTGGGCGGACGCATCGACGTCGTCCGGCGCCTGCCGGACCGGCTGGAGGATGTGGTGGCGGCGCTGAGCAGCGAAGCCACGGATGAACTCTCCATCGCAATGTCTTCCGGCGACGTCCTCGTCACTACCGGCGGCACCGGACGTTCGGACGCGGATCACCTGCGCCGTGCCTTGGAAGAGGTCGAGGCTGAACTCCTCGTTGACGGAATTGCCATGCGTCCGGGGCATCCCACCATGCTGGCCCGGTTGCAGGACGGCCGCCTGCTGGTAGCGCTGCCCGGCAACCCGCTGGCCGCGATGATGGCCGTCTTCACGATCGTCCAACCGCTGCTGGACGGACTCCGCGGGGCACCGATTTCCCGTGAACGGCATGTCCTTGCGGGTGTGGATCTGGAACCATTGCCCGGAAGGACCCGGCTGGTTCCCTGCAGCATCCAGGAAGACCGGGCCATGCCTTCGCCGTATTTCCGCTCCGGGATGCTCCGCGGACTGGCCGAGGCGGACGCCGTTATGGTGGTGCCGCCGGAGGGCTGCATCAGGGACCAGGCCGTGATGGCGCTGCCCCTGCCATGGCAGGTCAACCGCGCACCGTCCGGATAA
- a CDS encoding ATP-binding response regulator translates to MPPALKPFAAPMGDASSEGNIPGTEPRPTALVAVEQPEVFSVVAGILADAGLDAVPVLDLDEAMEAARSGSPVLAVVDSTVRQVAGMDMLKRLRHEPAMTKLPVILVAGEAGLDMDFMVDLGIADFVSSPVDPEDLARRVNLILATARARRDRRAATSRLREDTRRISAAIRATNDPQQMAEVVVHGLGATFEADHVLLVTFPDERVPELALAWSREDTSGGIPALNAHTTGELAETLWERGRGMAVEDHGQPADEPVSISAESRTAGLRTSVIVPLGHGDKAFGLLWLAGEGAPRDWTSTEISLIQHVSGNLAHGLVQGNLITAQRMVLKRQRDLDRAKTDFVATVNHELRTPLTSITGYLDLILDGSGGDIPDDVAQMLKIVGRNAVRLNQLISDLLTISRQDADETNLEVEEVDLEELLRAVAASLAPAAGASSLDLRLELGTDPLLVDGDRAQLEQVFTNLCSNAVKFTPAGGTVQVSAALVSPDGAGPVVRVQIRDTGIGIPEADLPNLFRRFFRASNATSAAIPGTGLGLAIVQDIVLQHGGDLGIASKVGEGTTATVQLPAAR, encoded by the coding sequence ATGCCCCCGGCACTCAAACCCTTCGCCGCCCCCATGGGCGACGCCTCTTCGGAGGGCAATATTCCCGGCACAGAACCGCGTCCCACGGCGCTGGTTGCCGTTGAACAGCCCGAGGTCTTCTCCGTCGTGGCCGGAATCCTCGCCGATGCGGGCCTGGATGCAGTCCCCGTGCTGGACCTGGACGAGGCCATGGAAGCTGCCCGGTCCGGCTCGCCGGTGCTGGCGGTGGTGGATTCCACCGTCCGTCAGGTTGCCGGAATGGACATGCTCAAGCGCCTCCGGCACGAACCGGCCATGACCAAGCTGCCGGTCATCCTCGTGGCAGGCGAGGCCGGGCTGGACATGGACTTCATGGTTGACCTGGGCATTGCCGACTTCGTGTCCAGCCCGGTGGACCCCGAGGACCTGGCGCGCCGGGTCAACCTCATCCTGGCCACCGCGCGGGCACGCAGGGACCGGCGGGCGGCCACCTCACGGCTGCGCGAGGATACGCGCCGCATTTCCGCCGCCATCCGGGCCACGAATGATCCGCAGCAAATGGCTGAGGTAGTGGTTCACGGACTCGGAGCCACCTTCGAAGCGGACCACGTACTGCTGGTGACCTTCCCGGATGAGCGCGTTCCGGAACTTGCGCTGGCGTGGAGCCGTGAGGACACCTCCGGGGGCATTCCCGCGTTGAACGCACATACCACCGGCGAGCTGGCCGAAACGCTCTGGGAGCGGGGCCGGGGAATGGCGGTGGAAGACCACGGTCAGCCCGCCGATGAGCCGGTATCGATAAGCGCCGAATCACGGACTGCCGGGCTGCGCACCTCCGTGATTGTGCCGCTCGGCCACGGAGACAAGGCGTTCGGGCTGCTCTGGCTTGCCGGCGAGGGTGCCCCGCGGGACTGGACGAGCACGGAGATCTCCCTGATCCAGCATGTCAGCGGAAACCTGGCGCACGGCCTCGTGCAGGGAAACCTGATTACCGCACAGCGGATGGTGCTCAAACGCCAGCGTGACCTGGACCGGGCCAAGACCGATTTCGTGGCCACGGTCAACCACGAACTGCGGACACCGCTGACCTCGATCACCGGCTACCTGGACCTCATCCTCGACGGCTCGGGCGGGGACATCCCGGACGACGTCGCGCAGATGCTCAAGATCGTTGGCCGCAATGCCGTTCGACTCAACCAGCTGATCAGTGACCTGCTGACCATTTCCCGGCAGGATGCGGATGAGACCAACCTCGAGGTGGAGGAAGTGGACTTGGAAGAACTCCTGCGCGCCGTTGCCGCCTCACTGGCACCGGCCGCCGGGGCCAGCAGCCTGGACCTGCGGTTGGAGCTCGGCACCGATCCCTTGCTGGTCGACGGAGACCGCGCCCAGTTGGAGCAGGTCTTCACCAACCTCTGCTCCAACGCCGTGAAATTCACGCCGGCCGGTGGAACCGTGCAGGTCAGTGCCGCGCTGGTGTCACCGGACGGCGCCGGCCCCGTTGTGCGGGTACAGATCCGCGACACCGGCATCGGCATCCCGGAAGCGGACCTGCCCAACCTGTTTCGGCGTTTCTTCCGTGCCTCCAATGCCACGTCCGCAGCCATCCCCGGTACCGGCCTGGGCCTGGCCATCGTCCAGGACATCGTGCTTCAGCACGGCGGGGACCTGGGGATTGCCTCCAAGGTGGGCGAGGGCACCACGGCCACCGTCCAGCTTCCGGCCGCCCGCTAG
- the fdhD gene encoding formate dehydrogenase accessory sulfurtransferase FdhD: MGRVTQRGRVTRFRLDGTVSRRDDVLAGEEPLEIRVMGKSFTVTMRTPGDDFDLVAGFLVSEGVIWDPAQLISLRYCAGVDDDGKQTFNVVDVQLRPGTPLPDTGMERHVYTSSSCGICGTASIEAVRKSSHFDPSSDAVRLPLDMLAALPDRLREGQKVFDRTGGVHAAGLFNADGELLCLREDVGRHNAVDKVVGWALRAGMLPLRGMVLQVSGRASFELVQKAQLAGIPVLAAVSAPSALSVDLAKDAGLTLIGFSRGTSLNCYSAPERILAAAPAPVQPQLSAGA, from the coding sequence ATGGGACGGGTTACCCAGCGAGGGCGGGTCACACGCTTCCGGTTGGACGGGACCGTCAGCCGGCGGGACGACGTATTGGCGGGGGAAGAACCGCTGGAAATCCGGGTGATGGGTAAGTCCTTCACCGTCACCATGCGGACGCCCGGCGACGACTTCGACTTGGTGGCCGGGTTCCTGGTCTCAGAAGGGGTGATCTGGGATCCGGCCCAGCTCATCAGCCTGCGGTACTGCGCCGGAGTGGATGACGATGGCAAGCAGACCTTCAATGTGGTGGATGTCCAGCTCCGGCCGGGTACCCCGCTCCCGGACACCGGGATGGAACGGCACGTCTATACGTCCAGCTCCTGCGGCATCTGCGGAACGGCATCCATCGAGGCGGTCCGGAAGTCGTCGCACTTCGATCCGTCCTCGGACGCAGTGAGGCTCCCGCTGGACATGCTGGCGGCCCTGCCGGACCGGCTGCGCGAAGGCCAGAAGGTCTTTGACCGCACCGGCGGCGTCCACGCGGCGGGTCTGTTCAACGCCGACGGCGAGCTGTTGTGCCTGCGCGAGGACGTTGGCCGGCACAACGCGGTGGACAAGGTGGTGGGGTGGGCCCTGCGCGCCGGGATGCTGCCCCTGCGCGGCATGGTGCTGCAGGTATCCGGACGGGCGTCCTTCGAGTTGGTCCAGAAGGCCCAGCTCGCGGGCATCCCGGTGCTCGCCGCCGTCAGCGCGCCGTCCGCGCTTTCCGTGGACCTGGCCAAGGACGCCGGACTAACGCTGATCGGTTTCAGCCGCGGTACGTCGCTGAACTGCTATTCCGCGCCGGAACGGATCCTGGCTGCCGCCCCCGCACCCGTCCAGCCGCAGTTGTCGGCGGGCGCCTAG
- a CDS encoding ABC transporter ATP-binding protein translates to MSMEGAAWGSLMQISRAKGVDGKISRETLKRIVRFAAPYRTRLLGFVLLSVVGAFLAVATPVLAGQVVNSIVAGTAPDVVIRLALLIAAVAVADAAVSLATRWFSSRIGESVILDLRTAVFDHVQKMPIAFFTRTRTGALVSRLNNDVIGAQQAFSGTLSGVVSNVVALVLTLIVMLGTSWQVTVLAMLLLPVFLLPARRMGGRLAALRREAANHNASMGTQMTERFSAPGATLVKLFGRPDAESREFALRASRVRDIGVKMAMMQAVFVTALTLVSALALALVYGLGGYLALQGSLNTGDVVTLALLLTRLYAPLTSLANARVEIMSAVVSFERVFEILDLRPLIREKKSPAPVPAGPLSVEFDDVRFAYPTADKVSLASLEEVAVLDTRGGEEVLHGVSFRVEPGQTVALVGTSGAGKSTIAQLLARLYDVDSGAVRFSGTDVRDLSFAGIRQALGMVTQDGHLFHETIRANLLLANPEAGDDQVWDALRRARLEDMVRSLPDGLETMVGERGYRLSGGERQRMTIARLLLAQPRIVILDEATAALDSTSEAAVQAALGEALQGRTAVVIAHRLSTIRNADRILVIEGGRIAEQGTHAELLERDGRYAELYNTQFAAEPAAEAVE, encoded by the coding sequence ATGAGCATGGAAGGCGCAGCGTGGGGTTCGCTGATGCAGATCTCCCGCGCCAAAGGCGTAGACGGCAAGATTTCGCGGGAAACACTGAAGCGGATTGTCCGCTTCGCCGCTCCCTACCGGACCCGGCTCCTGGGGTTCGTGCTGTTGTCCGTGGTGGGCGCGTTCCTGGCCGTGGCGACGCCGGTCCTGGCCGGGCAGGTGGTCAACTCCATCGTGGCCGGCACCGCGCCGGACGTCGTGATCCGGTTGGCTCTGCTGATTGCCGCCGTCGCCGTGGCGGACGCGGCAGTCTCCCTTGCCACGCGCTGGTTTTCCTCGCGTATCGGCGAAAGCGTCATCCTGGATCTGCGCACCGCGGTGTTCGACCACGTCCAGAAGATGCCCATTGCCTTCTTTACCCGCACGCGCACGGGTGCGCTGGTCAGCCGGCTCAACAATGACGTAATCGGTGCCCAGCAGGCCTTTAGCGGAACCCTTTCCGGCGTGGTGAGCAACGTCGTCGCACTGGTGCTGACCCTGATCGTGATGCTCGGAACTTCCTGGCAGGTGACCGTGCTGGCCATGTTGCTGCTGCCGGTGTTCCTGCTGCCGGCACGGCGGATGGGCGGCCGGCTCGCCGCGCTCCGTCGGGAGGCTGCCAACCACAACGCGTCCATGGGCACGCAGATGACCGAGCGGTTCTCCGCACCCGGTGCCACCCTGGTCAAGTTGTTCGGCCGGCCCGACGCCGAGTCGCGCGAATTCGCCCTCCGCGCCTCCCGGGTGCGGGACATCGGCGTGAAGATGGCAATGATGCAGGCCGTCTTCGTGACGGCCCTGACCCTGGTGTCAGCCCTGGCCCTGGCCTTGGTCTACGGGCTGGGCGGTTACTTGGCGCTCCAGGGCAGCCTGAACACGGGCGACGTCGTGACCCTGGCGCTGCTGCTGACCCGGCTTTATGCGCCGCTGACCTCCCTGGCCAACGCCCGGGTGGAGATCATGAGCGCGGTAGTGAGCTTCGAGCGGGTCTTCGAAATCCTGGACCTTCGCCCCTTGATCCGTGAGAAAAAATCCCCGGCACCGGTGCCGGCCGGGCCCCTGAGCGTGGAGTTCGACGACGTCCGGTTCGCCTATCCCACCGCGGACAAGGTGTCCCTCGCCTCGCTGGAAGAGGTGGCTGTCCTGGACACCCGCGGCGGGGAGGAAGTCCTGCATGGGGTGTCCTTCCGCGTTGAACCGGGGCAGACCGTCGCCCTGGTTGGGACTTCGGGAGCGGGCAAGTCGACCATTGCGCAGCTGCTGGCACGGCTGTACGACGTCGATTCGGGGGCCGTGCGCTTCTCCGGCACCGATGTGCGGGACCTGAGTTTTGCTGGCATCCGGCAGGCGCTGGGCATGGTGACCCAGGACGGGCACCTGTTCCACGAGACCATCCGGGCGAACCTGCTGCTGGCTAACCCCGAAGCCGGCGACGACCAGGTCTGGGATGCGCTGCGCCGTGCGCGGCTGGAGGACATGGTACGGTCCCTGCCGGACGGGTTGGAGACCATGGTGGGGGAGCGCGGCTACCGGCTTTCGGGCGGGGAACGCCAGCGCATGACCATCGCGCGGCTGCTGCTGGCACAGCCGCGGATCGTGATCCTGGATGAGGCCACGGCCGCTTTGGATTCCACGTCCGAGGCCGCCGTGCAGGCCGCCCTGGGTGAGGCGCTGCAGGGGCGGACCGCCGTCGTGATTGCCCACCGGCTCTCCACCATCCGCAATGCCGACCGGATCCTGGTCATCGAGGGCGGTCGGATCGCGGAACAGGGAACGCACGCGGAACTGCTGGAGCGGGACGGGCGCTACGCGGAGCTGTACAACACCCAGTTCGCCGCTGAGCCGGCAGCGGAGGCAGTGGAGTAA